A section of the Citrus sinensis cultivar Valencia sweet orange chromosome 8, DVS_A1.0, whole genome shotgun sequence genome encodes:
- the LOC102614097 gene encoding uncharacterized protein LOC102614097 isoform X1: MVPVDVASSPSHHSRIPLSSDLVFPDAIYLVDAIQSGETVIKACISYQEKEEVCVLLRQVSVVQIFVLFIMELKSILVALILFYQIVWDVASWVAKLCCLEDCVIDFTM, encoded by the exons ATGGTCCCCGTTGACGTGGCTTCGTCTCCTTCTCATCACAGTCGTATTCCCCTCTCTTCAGACcttg TGTTTCCAGATGCTATATATCTAGTTGACGCCATTCAGAGTGGGGAGACGGTTATAAAAGCCT GTATATCTTATCAAGAGAAGGAAGAGGTTTGTGTACTCCTTAGGCAGGTTAGTGTAGttcaaatttttgtattgTTCATCATGGAATTAAAAAGTATTCTTGTTGCCTTGATTTTATTCTATCAAATTGTTTGGGATGTGGCTTCTTGGGTAGCCAAATTGTGTTGCTTGGAAGATTGTGTGATAGATTTCACAATGTAG
- the LOC102614097 gene encoding uncharacterized protein LOC102614097 isoform X2, producing MIGWSPLTWLRLLLITVVFPSLQTLEQEGWKRSPDDYISFVGLLTDPRYCGISYQEKEEVCVLLRQCWLYLVGIAHPAWEKLLDLGDLQGIC from the exons atgattggATGGTCCCCGTTGACGTGGCTTCGTCTCCTTCTCATCACAGTCGTATTCCCCTCTCTTCAGACcttg GAGCAGGAAGGTTGGAAAAGATCACCAGATGACTACATATCATTTGTTGGTCTCCTCACAGATCCACGCTATTGTG GTATATCTTATCAAGAGAAGGAAGAGGTTTGTGTACTCCTTAGGCAG TGTTGGCTATATTTAGTTGGTATTGCACATCCAGCGTGGGAGAAATTGCTAGACTTGGGAGATTTGCAGGGTATTTGCTAA
- the LOC102614097 gene encoding uncharacterized protein LOC102614097 isoform X4: MIGWSPLTWLRLLLITVVFPSLQTLEQEGWKRSPDDYISFVGLLTDPRYCGISYQEKEEVCVLLRQLVLHIQRGRNC, translated from the exons atgattggATGGTCCCCGTTGACGTGGCTTCGTCTCCTTCTCATCACAGTCGTATTCCCCTCTCTTCAGACcttg GAGCAGGAAGGTTGGAAAAGATCACCAGATGACTACATATCATTTGTTGGTCTCCTCACAGATCCACGCTATTGTG GTATATCTTATCAAGAGAAGGAAGAGGTTTGTGTACTCCTTAGGCAG TTGGTATTGCACATCCAGCGTGGGAGAAATTGCTAG
- the LOC102614097 gene encoding uncharacterized protein LOC102614097 isoform X3 has product MVPVDVASSPSHHSRIPLSSDLVFPDAIYLVDAIQSGETVIKACISYQEKEEVCVLLRQCWLYLVGIAHPAWEKLLDLGDLQGIC; this is encoded by the exons ATGGTCCCCGTTGACGTGGCTTCGTCTCCTTCTCATCACAGTCGTATTCCCCTCTCTTCAGACcttg TGTTTCCAGATGCTATATATCTAGTTGACGCCATTCAGAGTGGGGAGACGGTTATAAAAGCCT GTATATCTTATCAAGAGAAGGAAGAGGTTTGTGTACTCCTTAGGCAG TGTTGGCTATATTTAGTTGGTATTGCACATCCAGCGTGGGAGAAATTGCTAGACTTGGGAGATTTGCAGGGTATTTGCTAA